From the Brassica napus cultivar Da-Ae chromosome A8, Da-Ae, whole genome shotgun sequence genome, one window contains:
- the LOC106359876 gene encoding esterase AGAP003155, protein MGSQGGSIVRKPRFLCLHGFRTSAEIMKIQLHKWPKAVIDRLDLVFLDAPFPCQGKSDVDGIFDPPYYEWFQFNEEFIEYENFENCLEYLEDRMIKLGPFDGLIGFSQGGILSGGLPGLQAKGIALQKVPKIKFIIIIGGAMFRSTKVVEDAYSFSIDTPSLHFLGETDFLKPYGIKLIESFKNPVVVHHPKGHIVPRIDEKSLEKVTAFLETIENLVMMEEEDKDGEENICSPI, encoded by the exons ATGGGAAGCCAAGGAGGATCCATAGTGAGGAAACCAAGGTTTCTGTGTCTCCATGGGTTCCGTACGAGCGCAGAGATAATGAAGATACAGCTTCACAAATGGCCTAAAGCTGTTATCGACAGACTCGATCTCGTGTTCCTCGACGCGCCTTTTCCTTGTCAAGGCAAATCTGATGTCGACGGAATCTTCGATCCTCCTTACTACGAGTGGTTTCAATTCAACGAG GAGTTCATTGAGTATGAGAATTTCGAGAACTGTTTGGAGTATTTAGAAGATCGTATGATCAAGCTTGGTCCCTTTGATGGTCTCATTGGCTTCTCTCAG GGGGGAATCTTGTCTGGGGGCTTACCAGGACTGCAAGCCAAG GGAATTGCACTCCAAAAAGTGCCAAAGATTAAGTTTATCATCATTATTGGAGGAGCTATGTTCAGATCTACCAAGGTTGTGGAGGATGCTTATTCCTTTTCCATCGATACTCCCTCCCTCCACTTTCTAG GAGAGACTGATTTTTTGAAACCTTACGGAATAAAGCTGATAGAGTCGTTCAAGAATCCGGTGGTCGTCCATCATCCCAAAGGTCATATTGTCCCCAGGATCGACGAGAAGAGCTTGGAGAAAGTCACGGCGTTCCTCGAGACCATAGAGAACCTGGTGATGatggaggaagaagacaaggatGGTGAAGAAAACATTTGTTCTCCAATATAG
- the LOC106359874 gene encoding protein DMP3-like: MSSSLKQRNSTSSQPNDTDQEPPESPPPQLRRQRSTSHQAMSQTLTSAANLANLLPTGTLLAFQLLIPVFTTNGSCEYATRVLTLVLLTLLSISCFLSSFTDSVKAEDGNVYYGFATRKGMWVFDYPDPSGLGLPDLSKYKIRFVDWIHAVLSMLVFGAVAMRDNNAVSCFYPAPEQETKKVLDIVPIGVGVICGLLFLVFPTRRHGVGYPVTGDGGRR; this comes from the coding sequence ATGTCATCTTCCCTGAAGCAGAGAAACTCAACTAGTTCCCAACCCAATGACACCGACCAAGAGCCACCCGAGTCTCCACCTCCACAGCTCAGGAGACAACGGTCGACATCTCACCAAGCCATGTCACAGACCCTGACGTCAGCTGCAAACTTAGCCAACCTCCTTCCGACAGGAACCCTCTTAGCCTTCCAGCTACTCATACCTGTCTTCACAACAAACGGCTCATGCGAGTACGCGACTCGCGTTTTAACCTTAGTGCTCCTAACGCTTCTCTCCATCTCCTGTTTCCTCAGCTCTTTCACGGATAGCGTCAAGGCTGAAGACGGTAACGTGTACTACGGGTTTGCTACTCGCAAGGGTATGTGGGTTTTCGACTACCCTGACCCGTCCGGTTTGGGTTTGCCCGATCTAAGTAAATACAAGATCCGGTTCGTTGACTGGATCCACGCTGTTTTGTCTATGCTTGTGTTCGGTGCGGTGGCTATGAGGGACAATAACGCCGTGAGCTGTTTCTACCCCGCGCCGGAGCAAGAAACCAAGAAGGTTTTGGATATTGTTCCGATTGGTGTTGGTGTTATTTGTGGTttgttgtttttggtttttccgACGAGAAGACATGGTGTCGGATATCCGGTCACCGGAGACGGAGGTCGCCGTTAA
- the LOC106361309 gene encoding MACPF domain-containing protein At4g24290 — protein sequence MALRLPASKAAEVAIGSIGCGYDLAIDVRLKYCKGGSKESRLLDIKDGDDSCDIVLPGGISIPNVSKSIKCDKGERMRFSSDVLSFQQMAEQFNQELSLAGKIPSGLFNAMFEFSGCWQKDAAYTKNLAFDGIFISFYTVALDKSHMLLRDHVKQAVPSTWDPAALARFIDTYGTHIIVGVKMGGKDVIYAKQQHSSKLQPDELQKRLKEVADKRFVEASGVQNMASDRMHPSSKVEAKEQRLRFADTNSLGSYANKEDIVFMCKRRGGNDNRNLMHNDWLQTVQTEPDAISMSFIPITSFLNGVPGSGFLSHAINLYLRYKPPITELHQFLEFQLPRQWAPVFSELPLGPQRKQQSCASLQFSFFGPKLYVNTTPVDVGKRPITGMRLYLEGRRSNRLAIHLQHLSSLPKIFHLEDDPNKSMRQASHDRRYYEKVNWKNYSHVCTAPVEADDDLSVVTGAQLHVESHGFKNVLFLRLCFSKVMGATSVKNSEWDEAVGFAPKSGLISTLISHHFTAAAQKPPPRPADVNINSAIYPGGPPVPVQAPKLLKFVDTSEMTRGPQESPGYWVVSGARLLVEKGKISLKVKYSLLTAIMEDEVIEESYGG from the exons ATGGCACTTCGGCTACCTGCTTCGAAAGCAGCTGAAGTCGCGATAGGATCAATCGGATGCGGTTATGATTTAGCTATCGATGTGCGCTTGAAGTATTGCAAAGGAGGCTCTAAAGAGTCGCGCTTGCTCGACATCAAAGACGGAGACGACAGCTGTGACATTGTGTTACCTGGTGGTATCTCGATTCCTAATGTTTCAAAGTCTATCAAATGCGATAAAGGAGAGCGCATGCGCTTTAGCTCTGATGTTCTTTCTTTCCAACAG ATGGCAGAGCAGTTCAACCAGGAACTCTCTTTAGCTGGTAAAATCCCATCAGGTCTCTTCAATGCCATGTTTGAATTCTCGGGCTGTTGGCAGAAAGATGCAGCCTATACCAAAAACCTTGCTTTTGATGGGATTTTCATCTCTTTTTACACCGTTGCTTTGGACAAATCTCATATGTTACTCCGTGATCATGTCAAGCAAGCTGTCCCATCAACATGGGATCCTGCTGCATTGGCAAG GTTTATAGATACTTATGGGACCCATATAATTGTTGGTGTTAAGATGGGAGGGAAAGATGTGATTTATGCCAAACAGCAACACTCGTCGAAACTTCAGCCTGATGAGCTCCAGAAAAGATTAAAAGAGGTGGCAGACAAGAGGTTTGTGGAAGCTAGCGGAGTGCAGAACATGGCTTCAGATAGAATGCATCCAAGTAGTAAGGTGGAAGCAAAGGAGCAACGCCTGAGATTTGCTGATACCAATTCGCTGGGCTCTTATGCAAATAAAGAG GACATTGTATTCATGTGCAAAAGGCGAGGTGGAAACGATAATAGAAACCTAATGCATAATGATTGGCTGCAAACAGTTCAGACGGAGCCTGATGCTATCTCAATGTCCTTTATTCCAATCACTTCTTTTCTCAATGGTGTCCCAGGAAGTGGATTCTTGAGCCACGCCATCAATCTCTATCTAAGAT ataagCCACCGATTACAGAGCTACATCAGTTTTTAGAGTTTCAGCTACCAAGGCAGTGGGCTCCAGTGTTTAGTGAACTCCCTCTTGGTCCACAAAGGAAGCAACAAAGCTGTGCGTCTCTGCAGTTCAGTTTCTTTGGACCTAAGCTATATGTGAATACCACTCCA GTTGATGTTGGTAAGAGACCAATCACTGGCATGCGACTCTACCTAGAAGGCAGAAGAAGCAACCGTTTAGCGATCCATCTCCAACACCTCTCCTCTCTCCCCAAGATATTCCACCTCGAAGACGATCCAAACAAAAGCATGCGACAAGCCTCTCACGATCGTCGCTACTACGAGAAAGTAAACTGGAAGAACTACTCCCACGTCTGCACAGCGCCAGTCGAAGCAGACGATGATCTTTCGGTAGTAACAGGCGCGCAGCTTCACGTGGAGAGCCACGGATTCAAGAACGTGCTCTTCTTGCGCCTTTGTTTCTCCAAAGTCATGGGAGCGACGAGCGTGAAGAACTCTGAGTGGGATGAAGCGGTGGGGTTTGCTCCTAAGTCAGGACTCATCTCGACGCTGATAAGCCATCACTTCACCGCAGCGGCGCAGAAGCCGCCGCCGCGGCCTGCGGATGTGAATATAAACTCTGCTATCTACCCTGGTGGACCGCCGGTGCCTGTGCAAGCTCCCAAGCTTTTGAAGTTTGTGGATACGAGTGAGATGACGAGAGGGCCGCAGGAGTCGCCGGGGTATTGGGTTGTGTCCGGTGCGAGGTTGTTGGTGGAGAAAGGGAAGATCTCGTTGAAGGTGAAGTATTCGTTGTTGACTGCTATAATGGAAGATGAAGTGATAGAGGAAAGCTATGGAGGTTAA
- the LOC111199754 gene encoding heat shock 70 kDa protein 6, chloroplastic-like, with translation MVQEAERFAKDDKEKRDAIDTKNQADSVVYQTEKQLKELGEKIPGEVKEKVEAKLQELKDKIRSGSTQEIKDAMAALNQEVMQIGQSMYNQPGAGAGAGAAPGGEGDSSEDSSLSKGGDDVIDADFTDSK, from the coding sequence ATGgtgcaagaagcagaaaggttTGCGAAGGATGACAAAGAGAAGAGGGATGCAATCGACACAAAGAACCAGGCGGATTCTGTTGTTTACCAGACAGAGAAGCAACTTAAAGAACTTGGAGAGAAGATTCCAGGTGAAGTGAAAGAGAAGGTGGAGGCCAAGCTACAAGAGCTTAAAGACAAGATTAGAAGCGGATCAACACAAGAAATCAAGGATGCCATGGCTGCTCTTAACCAAGAAGTGATGCAGATTGGTCAGTCTATGTACAACCAGCCTGGTGCTGGAGCAGGGGCAGGAGCTGCACCTGGAGGTGAAGGTGATTCATCAGAAGATTCATCGTTAAGCAAAGGTGGTGATGATGTGATAGATGCTGACTTCACTGACAGCAAATGA
- the LOC106361305 gene encoding disease resistance protein TAO1-like — translation MDSYFWLTNLLAAAICFYALLGTIFFSMKSRSHQEDKTLASSTLTVLPPPSSLPPNWKHQVFPSFHGVDVLENFLSHIVKEFRSKGINLFIENDIERSKSIGPELTEAIRGSRIAIVLLSKNYASSTWCLNELMEIIKCREEFGQTVMSIFYQVDPTDVKKQTGDFGKVFGKTCKGKTKEEIRRWQHALTEVAQIAGYHSSNWKNEAEMIEHIATDVSNKLNLSAPCSDLEGLVGMQSHMVNMGPFLQLDSEEVRKIGILGQPGIGKTTIARYIFNTYSREFQLSVFMDNIKRKYATTACSDDYSVKLDLQKHFMSQLTNVTDINNFSHLGIAKHRLKDKKVLVVLDDVDRLVQVEAFAKETNWFGPGTRIIITTQDQRVLKASGTNHIHKVNFPSDDEALQMFCMYAFDQKYPKDGFKELACEVVSLVGRLPLGLKVMGSYFRGSFEQEWTEALPKLRTHLDRDGEIASILKFSYDSLCDEDKRLFLHIACFFNCEKVGIVEDCLAKCFSDVRHGRGVLAEKSLISINMDWGTIEMTKLLVQLGRKIVREQSVNEPGKRQFLNDAIEICEVLSDDRADSSSVIGINVETYEDVECTSERAFERLYNLQFLRILGKGVNPQSINHISQKLKVLIWLNSEMTCFPSNFNPKFLVKLEMMNSKLKKLWEETKPLNNLKWMNLSRSRRLEELPDLSTATNLYDLDLSYCSSLVKLPSSIGNAINLQSLHLSFCSNLVEIPPSIGNAVNIKKISLIHCSSLVEIPTSITTITSLTSLDISGCSSLMKLPDNIETFTEPNHINLSGCSSLVEIPSSIVNAKNLQKLDLSNCLSLVELPSSIGNAINLQKLNLSHCSSLVELPFSIGNATNLQELNLSHCSSLVELPSSIGNATNLEELNLSHCSSVVELPFSIGSAINLQKLDLSRCSSLVKLPSSIGNAINFHKLNLSDDWSSMVELPFFMRNLDRLLKCSKSEVLPADNNFQSINLSDESSFKICPDQSSTIIRELDPWIWRISHLRTLVLNGMKKLVSLPPLPDSLLFLDAEDCESLERLDCSFDNPDICLNFVNCFKLNQEARDLISLTPTNGYAVFPGTEVPQCFTYRSSGSSLTVKLIQKSLGISTKFKACILSADLEGNNFPHWSQASVCCGIIKISRHLE, via the exons ATGGATTCTTATTTTTGGCTTACCAATCTTCTTGCTGCTGCAATATGCTTCTACGCCCTATTGGGTACAATATTTTTCAGCATGAAATCAAGATCCCATCAAGAAGACAAAACACTGGCTTCTTCTACTCTAACTGTTTTGCCTCCTCCCTCGTCTTTACCTCCCAATTGGAAACACCAAGTCTTCCCAAGCTTCCACGGGGTAGATGTCCTCGAAAACTTTCTCAGCCACATTGTCAAGGAGTTCAGGAGCAAAGGAATCAACCTATTCATTGAAAACGATATAGAGAGGAGTAAGTCTATCGGTCCTGAGCTCACTGAAGCTATTAGAGGATCGAGGATTGCGATTGTCTTGCTCTCCAAGAACTACGCGTCGTCGACATGGTGCTTGAACGAGCTGATGGAGATCATCAAGTGCAGAGAAGAGTTTGGTCAAACAGTGATGTCCATTTTCTACCAAGTGGATCCAACAGATGTAAAGAAGCAGACTGGTGATTTTGGGAAGGTCTTCGGGAAAACTTGTAAAGGAAAAACAAAGGAGGAGATCCGAAGATGGCAACATGCTTTGACGGAAGTGGCCCAAATCGCAGGTTACCATTCATCAAACTG GAAGAATGAAGCAGAGATGATTGAACATATTGCCACTGATGTTTCCAACAAGTTGAACCTTTCCGCACCATGCAGTGATCTTGAAGGCTTAGTAGGGATGCAATCCCATATGGTAAATATGGGACCATTTTTACAGCTAGATTCAGAAGAGGTGAGAAAAATAGGGATCTTGGGTCAGCCTGGGATCGGTAAGACCACCATTGCTAGATATATATTCAACACATACTCTCGAGAATTCCAACTGAGtgtatttatggataatatcaAAAGAAAGTATGCAACAACAGCTTGTTCTGATGACTATAGTGTGAAGTTGGATTTACAAAAACATTTTATGTCTCAACTAACCAATGTGACAGatatcaataatttttcacATTTGGGAATTGCCAAACACAGACTGAAAGACAAGAAAGTTCTTGTCGTTCTTGATGATGTGGATCGGTTAGTCCAAGTGGAAGCCTTTGCGAAAGAAACTAATTGGTTTGGTCCAGGGACTCGGATTATAATCACAACACAAGATCAAAGGGTTTTAAAAGCAAGTGGGACCAACCATATTCACAAGGTGAATTTTCCATCAGATGATGAAGCTCTTCAAATGTTCTGCATGTATGCTTTTGATCAGAAATACCCAAAGGATGGTTTCAAGGAGCTTGCTTGTGAAGTTGTGAGTCTTGTAGGTAGACTTCCGTTGGGGCTAAAGGTTATGGGATCCTATTTTCGGGGATCGTTTGAGCAAGAGTGGACAGAGGCACTACCAAAGTTAAGGACTCACCTTGACCGAGATGGAGAAATTGCGAGCATTTTAAAGTTTAGTTATGATTCCTTATGTGATGAAGATAAACgtttatttcttcatattgcCTGCTTTTTCAATTGTGAAAAAGTTGGTATAGTGGAAGACTGTCTTGCAAAATGTTTTTCGGATGTCAGACATGGGCGTGGTGTCTTAGCTGAAAAATCTCTTatatctataaatatggatTGGGGAACAATAGAGATGACCAAGTTGCTAGTCCAACTGGGAAGAAAAATTGTGCGAGAACAATCGGTTAATGAGCCTGGAAAACGACAATTTTTGAATGATGCAATTGAGATTTGTGAAGTATTGAGTGATGATAGAGCC GACAGTAGCAGCGTCATAGGAATAAATGTTGAGACTTATGAAGACGTAGAATGTACAAGTGAAAGAGCCTTTGAAAGATTGTATAATCTTCAATTCTTAAGAATCCTTGGCAAAGGCGTTAATCCTCAAAGTATTAACCACATATCCCAAAAACTTAAAGTACTTATTTGGCTGAATTCCGAGATGACATGTTTTCCTTCAAATTTTAATCCAAAGTTCCTAGTCAAACTAGAGATGATGAATAGCAAGCTTAAGAAATTGTGGGAAGAAACTAAA CCTCTCAATAATCTCAAGTGGATGAATTTAAGTCGTTCAAGAAGATTGGAAGAGCTTCCAGATCTCTCAACTGCCACTAATCTATATGACCTGGATCTCTCATATTGCTCAAGTCTCGTGAAACTCCCTTCTTCTATTGGGAATGCAATTAATCTCCAAAGTCTGCATCTTAGTTTTTGCTCAAATTTGGTGGAGATCCCTCCGTCTATTGGAAATGcagttaatataaaaaaaatttctctcaTTCACTGCTCAAGTCTTGTGGAGATTCCTACATCTATTACTACAATCACTAGTCTCACATCTCTTGATATCAGTGGATGCTCAAGTTTGATGAAGCTTCCTGACAACATTGAAACATTCACTGAACCCAATCACATTAATCTCAGTGGTTGTTCAAGCTTAGTGGAGATTCCTTCCTCTATTGTGAATGCAAAAAATCTCCAGAAATTGGATCTTAGTAATTGTTTAAGCTTGGTGGAACTCCCTTCCTCTATTGGGAATGCAATTAATCTTCAGAAATTGAATCTCAGTCATTGCTCAAGTTTGGTGGAGCTCCCTTTCTCTATTGGGAATGCAACTAATCTTCAAGAACTGAATCTCAGTCATTGTTCAAGTCTGGTGGAACTCCCTTCCTCTATTGGGAATGCAACTAATCTTGAAGAACTGAATCTCAGTCATTGTTCAAGTGTGGTGGAGCTACCTTTCTCTATTGGGAGTGCCATTAATCTTCAAAAATTGGATCTCAGCCGTTGCTCAAGCTTGGTAAAGCTCCCTTCCTCTATTGGGAAtgcaattaattttcataaattgaATCTCAGTGATGATTGGTCAAGTATGGTGGAGCTTCCTTTTTTTATGAGAAACCTTGATAGATTGTTGAAATGCTCAAAGTCAGAGGTTCTTCCGGCTGACAATAACTTTCAATCTATCAATCTCTCGGACGAGTCTTCGTTTAAAATTTGTCCTGATCAGAGTTCCACAATCATACGAGAGCTTGATCCATGGATCTGGAGAATATCTCATCTACGTACACTTGTACTAAACGGAATGAAGAAGCTGGTATCACTCCCTCCGCTTCCAGATTCGCTATTGTTCTTAGATGCAGAAGATTGTGAGTCCCTGGAGAGACTAGATTGCTCCTTTGACAATCCAGATATTTGTCTCAACTTTGTTAACTGCTTCAAACTAAATCAAGAAGCAAGAGATCTCATCAGCCTGACGCCGACCAATGGATATGCAGTCTTTCCCGGTACAGAAGTGCCTCAGTGCTTCACTTACCGATCATCTGGGAGTTCCTTAACTGTGAAGTTGATTCAAAAGTCTCTTGGCATATCAACCAAATTTAAGGCTTGCATCTTAAGTGCGGATTTGGAGGGAAATAACTTTCCACATTGGTCACAAGCATCGGTTTGTTGTGGCATCATTAAGATTTCTAGACATCTTGAATAA